One Devosia litorisediminis genomic window carries:
- the fabA gene encoding 3-hydroxyacyl-[acyl-carrier-protein] dehydratase FabA → MAERQSAFGYQELLAHGRGELPGQGDARLPAPPMLMFDRITSISEDGGEFGKGQVRAELDVNPDLWFFQCHFIGDPVMPGCLGLDAIWQMTGFFLSWIGQPGRGRALGGEIKFTGQVTNDVKLVEYGIDLKRVMKGRLTLGIADGWVKADGKVIYEAKDLRVGLFTDAQMQAEQGA, encoded by the coding sequence ATGGCCGAACGGCAGAGCGCATTTGGGTATCAAGAGCTGTTGGCGCATGGTCGGGGCGAACTGCCGGGCCAGGGAGACGCACGTCTGCCCGCGCCACCCATGCTGATGTTTGATCGCATCACATCGATTTCCGAGGATGGCGGCGAGTTTGGCAAGGGCCAGGTACGCGCCGAACTCGACGTCAATCCTGACCTGTGGTTCTTCCAGTGCCACTTCATCGGCGACCCGGTCATGCCCGGCTGCCTGGGCCTGGACGCCATCTGGCAGATGACCGGCTTCTTCCTCAGCTGGATCGGCCAGCCCGGTCGCGGTCGCGCGCTGGGCGGCGAAATCAAGTTTACCGGCCAGGTCACCAATGACGTCAAGCTGGTCGAATACGGCATTGACCTCAAGCGCGTGATGAAGGGTCGTCTGACGCTGGGCATCGCCGATGGCTGGGTCAAGGCTGATGGCAAGGTGATCTACGAAGCCAAGGATCTGCGCGTGGGCCTGTTTACCGACGCCCAGATGCAGGCTGAACAGGGCGCCTGA
- the fabB gene encoding beta-ketoacyl-ACP synthase I, with amino-acid sequence MRRVVVTGMGIISSIGNSLDEVTASLRAAKPGIVFAEDYAELGFRSQVKGDPRLDPFELLDRRVTRFMGKGAAWNYLAMQQAIADAGLEESDISNPMTGIVMGSGGASTRTIVDAADITRKNSSPKRIGPLAVPKAMGSTASATLATAFGIKGVNYTITAACATSKHCIGNGMEQIMLGKQDIVFAGGHEDLDWTLSNLFDAMGAMSSIYNANPEKASRCYDVDRDGFVISGGAGVLVLEEYEHAKARGAKIWAELVGYGATSDGVDMVAPSGEGAARCMEMALKNVGPKVDYINPHATSTPVGDLKEIEAIRAVFGNETRCPPISATKSLTGHSQGATGVHEAIYSILMMKNRFIAASANIDHLDPAFEDMPIIQQRRDDVDLGVVLSNSFGFGGTNAALVFKHPDA; translated from the coding sequence ATGAGACGAGTTGTCGTAACCGGCATGGGTATCATTTCCTCAATCGGCAATTCGCTGGACGAGGTTACGGCCAGCCTGCGCGCGGCCAAGCCGGGCATTGTCTTTGCCGAAGACTATGCCGAGCTGGGCTTTCGCAGCCAGGTCAAGGGCGACCCGCGTCTGGATCCGTTTGAACTGCTCGACCGGCGCGTCACCCGCTTCATGGGCAAGGGCGCGGCCTGGAACTATCTGGCTATGCAGCAGGCCATTGCCGATGCCGGGCTGGAAGAAAGCGACATTTCCAATCCCATGACCGGTATCGTCATGGGCTCGGGCGGCGCCTCTACCCGCACCATTGTCGATGCCGCCGATATCACCCGCAAGAATTCCAGCCCCAAGCGCATCGGGCCACTCGCGGTGCCCAAGGCTATGGGCTCGACCGCCTCGGCCACGCTGGCGACGGCCTTTGGCATCAAGGGCGTCAACTACACCATCACCGCGGCCTGCGCCACGTCCAAGCATTGCATCGGCAATGGCATGGAACAGATCATGCTGGGCAAGCAGGACATCGTGTTTGCCGGTGGCCACGAAGACCTCGACTGGACCCTGTCGAACCTGTTCGACGCCATGGGGGCCATGAGCTCGATCTATAACGCCAATCCCGAAAAGGCCTCGCGCTGCTACGATGTGGACCGCGACGGTTTCGTGATTTCCGGCGGTGCCGGCGTGCTGGTGCTTGAGGAATACGAACACGCCAAGGCGCGCGGCGCCAAGATCTGGGCCGAGCTGGTGGGCTATGGCGCCACTTCCGACGGCGTGGACATGGTTGCCCCATCGGGCGAAGGCGCGGCGCGCTGCATGGAAATGGCGCTGAAAAACGTTGGCCCCAAGGTCGACTATATCAACCCGCATGCTACCTCGACACCGGTGGGCGATCTCAAGGAGATCGAGGCCATCCGCGCCGTGTTTGGCAATGAAACCAGATGCCCGCCCATCTCGGCAACCAAGTCGCTGACCGGGCACAGCCAGGGCGCCACCGGCGTGCATGAGGCGATCTATTCGATCCTGATGATGAAGAACCGCTTCATCGCCGCCAGCGCCAATATCGACCACCTCGATCCCGCTTTCGAGGACATGCCGATCATCCAGCAGCGCCGCGATGACGTCGATCTGGGCGTGGTACTGTCCAATTCCTTCGGCTTTGGTGGCACCAATGCCGCCCTGGTCTTCAAACACCCCGACGCCTGA
- a CDS encoding GAF domain-containing sensor histidine kinase codes for MSDVHDFQTDIDAVRRIPAIPSILNVVCEATGMGFAAVARVTEDRWITCEVLDNVHFGLTPGDELNVETTLCHQVRASRQEVVIDHVSEDADYCDHHTPRLYGLQSYISVPITLVDGSFFGTLCAIDSNPAKLKNPATIGMFRLFAELIAHHLDSDQQLNESRAALAEERMTTELREQFVAILGHDLRNPLSALEAGTRSLLKSPLDERSTQIVGLMRKSVSRMGALVEDMLDLARGRLGGGIQLQTATDEALHEVVAQVVDELRSAHPERQIVTALGDVGKLSYDRIRMEQLVSNLLGNALTHGAVDQPITVTTRLIDNQLEMAVANGGEAIPPHLLDNLFKPFFRAQAQPGQQGLGLGLYIASQIAKAHGGTLGVTSDDDQTRFVFHMPIGPLVQA; via the coding sequence ATGAGCGACGTACACGATTTTCAGACAGATATTGACGCCGTCCGGCGCATTCCCGCCATCCCGTCCATCCTCAACGTCGTCTGCGAGGCCACCGGCATGGGCTTTGCCGCCGTGGCGCGTGTCACCGAGGATCGCTGGATCACCTGCGAAGTGCTCGACAATGTCCATTTCGGCCTGACACCGGGCGATGAGCTGAATGTGGAAACCACGCTGTGCCATCAGGTGCGCGCCAGCCGGCAGGAAGTGGTCATCGATCATGTCAGCGAAGACGCTGACTATTGCGATCATCACACCCCGCGCCTTTATGGGCTGCAAAGCTATATCTCGGTGCCTATCACCTTGGTGGACGGCTCGTTTTTCGGCACGCTCTGCGCCATTGACAGCAATCCGGCCAAGCTGAAAAACCCCGCTACTATCGGCATGTTCCGCCTGTTTGCCGAGCTGATCGCTCATCATCTGGACAGCGATCAGCAGCTCAATGAGAGCCGCGCCGCGCTGGCCGAGGAACGCATGACAACCGAGCTGCGCGAGCAGTTTGTTGCCATTCTGGGCCATGATCTGCGCAATCCGCTCAGCGCGCTGGAGGCAGGCACGCGCAGCCTGCTCAAATCGCCGCTCGATGAACGCTCCACCCAGATAGTCGGTCTGATGCGCAAGAGCGTCAGCCGCATGGGGGCGCTGGTCGAGGATATGCTCGATCTCGCCCGGGGGCGGCTGGGTGGTGGCATTCAGCTGCAGACTGCAACCGACGAGGCCCTGCATGAAGTGGTGGCCCAGGTCGTCGATGAATTGCGCAGCGCCCATCCCGAGCGCCAGATCGTCACCGCGCTCGGTGATGTCGGCAAGCTTTCCTATGACCGCATCCGCATGGAGCAGCTGGTGTCCAACCTGCTGGGCAATGCGCTGACCCATGGCGCCGTGGATCAGCCGATCACCGTCACCACCCGCCTCATCGACAACCAGCTCGAAATGGCGGTCGCCAATGGTGGCGAGGCCATTCCGCCGCATCTGCTCGATAATCTGTTCAAGCCGTTCTTCCGGGCGCAGGCACAGCCCGGCCAGCAGGGTCTGGGCCTGGGGCTCTATATCGCCAGCCAGATTGCCAAGGCCCATGGCGGCACACTCGGCGTCACCTCTGACGACGACCAGACCCGTTTCGTCTTCCACATGCCGATCGGGCCTCTGGTCCAGGCCTGA
- a CDS encoding HesA/MoeB/ThiF family protein: MASDRLSSAETRRYARHLVLKGMGGRGQQALKAARVLVVGAGGLGSPAIAYLAGAGVGTLGIADHDSVSLSNLQRQMIHTTAGVGAGKAKSARSFAQALNPEVQIVLHEQAVTAANAASVLGDYDLVLDGTDNLATRRAVADAAATLGRPLVSGAVSMFDGQVTVFAPDGPGFAELYPDSASDDDLPSCEATGILGPLTGVIGTLMAMEAIKLITGIGEPLIGRVLTYDSQGARFAEFSF, translated from the coding sequence TTGGCCTCTGATCGTCTCTCTTCAGCCGAAACGCGGCGCTATGCGCGCCATCTGGTGCTCAAGGGCATGGGCGGGCGCGGGCAGCAGGCGCTCAAGGCGGCGCGGGTTCTGGTGGTGGGTGCCGGCGGGCTGGGCAGTCCGGCCATCGCCTATCTGGCCGGGGCCGGCGTGGGTACGCTGGGCATTGCCGATCATGACAGCGTCTCGCTTTCCAATCTGCAACGGCAGATGATCCACACCACTGCAGGGGTGGGCGCAGGCAAGGCCAAGAGCGCACGGAGCTTTGCGCAGGCGCTCAATCCCGAGGTGCAGATCGTACTGCACGAACAGGCGGTGACGGCGGCCAATGCCGCGAGCGTGCTTGGCGATTATGATCTGGTGCTCGACGGCACCGACAATCTGGCGACCCGGCGCGCCGTCGCCGATGCTGCTGCAACGCTGGGTCGGCCACTGGTATCGGGCGCGGTCTCAATGTTTGATGGTCAGGTGACGGTGTTTGCCCCCGACGGGCCCGGGTTTGCCGAGCTTTATCCCGATAGCGCCAGCGATGATGATCTGCCCAGCTGCGAAGCCACCGGCATATTGGGGCCGCTGACCGGGGTGATCGGCACACTGATGGCCATGGAAGCGATCAAGCTGATCACCGGCATTGGCGAGCCGCTGATTGGCCGCGTGCTGACCTATGACAGCCAGGGCGCCCGGTTTGCCGAATTTTCCTTCTAG
- a CDS encoding DUF2259 domain-containing protein — translation MTRNAAPTGLARLGVLWASIGLALSLMASPALAGDRAQIDLIGYSPDGSYLAFEEFGIQDGSGFAYSNVFVIDLVEDAWVVGTPIRVQAGEDTIPLTEIRAQAQDEAANNMATLNIEVPAQFIAMIGDGVPRNDGQTLNFGRPGFNAGEVIGDYGLELSVFGTPAATPCLEWFGSAPQGFALGMSDSEGAREVHRDTNLPRSRGCPVDYRLFGVVAPFDSDPLSHAVAIISVYTYGFEGPDRRFIVVPLGL, via the coding sequence ATGACACGGAACGCGGCGCCAACGGGTTTGGCTCGACTGGGCGTTCTCTGGGCTAGCATCGGGCTCGCCCTGTCGCTGATGGCGTCCCCTGCCCTGGCGGGGGACCGGGCGCAGATCGATCTGATCGGCTACTCCCCGGATGGCAGCTATCTGGCCTTTGAAGAGTTCGGCATTCAGGACGGCTCGGGCTTTGCCTATTCCAATGTGTTTGTGATCGATCTGGTCGAGGACGCCTGGGTGGTGGGCACCCCGATCCGGGTGCAGGCCGGAGAGGACACCATCCCGCTCACCGAAATCCGCGCGCAGGCGCAGGATGAGGCGGCCAATAATATGGCCACGCTCAATATCGAAGTGCCGGCCCAGTTCATCGCCATGATCGGCGATGGCGTGCCCCGCAATGATGGGCAGACACTCAATTTTGGCCGGCCCGGCTTTAACGCGGGCGAGGTGATCGGCGACTATGGGCTGGAGCTGAGCGTTTTCGGCACACCCGCGGCCACACCGTGCCTTGAATGGTTCGGGTCCGCTCCACAGGGATTTGCGCTGGGCATGAGCGATAGTGAGGGCGCGCGCGAAGTCCATCGCGACACCAATCTGCCGCGCTCGCGCGGCTGCCCGGTCGACTATCGGCTGTTTGGCGTGGTGGCCCCTTTCGACAGTGACCCGCTCAGCCACGCCGTGGCGATCATCTCGGTCTATACCTATGGCTTTGAAGGGCCGGACCGGCGCTTCATCGTTGTGCCGCTTGGCCTCTGA
- the dut gene encoding dUTP diphosphatase — protein sequence MSASPISIPLRWLEHGLGLPVPAQQTAGAAGMDLVAALSQDSDMVLAPGARAVVPCGFAMALPPGHEAQVRPRSGLAVKYGVTVLNAPGTIDADYRGEVMVPLINLGTDDFVVRRGDRIAQMVVAPVSRAEFSIEESLDDTERGANGFGSTGRSLG from the coding sequence ATGTCTGCCAGTCCTATCTCCATACCATTGCGCTGGCTTGAGCATGGCCTGGGCCTGCCGGTGCCGGCCCAGCAGACCGCCGGCGCTGCGGGTATGGATCTGGTTGCGGCCCTGTCACAGGATAGCGATATGGTGCTGGCGCCGGGCGCGCGCGCCGTGGTGCCCTGCGGCTTTGCCATGGCGCTGCCGCCGGGGCACGAAGCGCAGGTGCGGCCCCGTTCGGGCCTCGCCGTCAAATACGGGGTCACCGTGCTCAACGCGCCGGGGACCATTGATGCCGATTACCGCGGCGAGGTCATGGTGCCGCTGATCAATCTGGGCACGGACGATTTCGTGGTGCGGCGTGGCGACCGCATCGCCCAGATGGTGGTGGCTCCCGTGAGCCGCGCTGAATTTTCAATTGAGGAGAGCCTTGATGACACGGAACGCGGCGCCAACGGGTTTGGCTCGACTGGGCGTTCTCTGGGCTAG
- the ubiB gene encoding 2-polyprenylphenol 6-hydroxylase, whose protein sequence is MILSAYFRLLRAGYVLAREGALSMISAKDLPPALAPLRAGLWLGRLIERPSVRKTGRVERLNKALNKLGPTYVKFGQTLATRPDVVGAGIANDLAGLQDRMDPFDPTLVPAILKAALEDKADELTELSAPIAAASIAQVHQAKLRPADGLPKAVAVKILRPGVAARFMSDIESFYVAARLADRLSASTKRLRPIEVVQTLDRSAQLELDLRLEAAAISEMAENIKDDTGFVIPSVSWDHVAQNVLTTSWVDGIPIRDHAALDAVGVDRKALASNLLQSFLRHAIRDGFFHADMHPGNLFADPRTGDVIAVDFGIMGRINRKERRFLADILYGFITRDYRMVAERHFEIGYVPKDQSVDDFALAIRSIGEPLHGRTASDISMARVLGQLFAITDLFDMQTRPELVLLQKSMVLVEGVARALDPHLDIWTVAEPVVGDWLRKEAGPIGQIETLGEHLKVMAEAAGRVPVILAQAELALADYHANKHRHNDGLMRVMMLGLMGIAGVTLLALLWRITVFSGW, encoded by the coding sequence ATGATCCTGTCCGCCTATTTCCGCCTGCTGCGCGCTGGTTATGTTCTGGCCCGCGAGGGCGCCCTGTCGATGATCTCGGCCAAGGATCTGCCACCGGCGCTGGCGCCGCTGCGCGCCGGGCTGTGGCTGGGCCGGCTGATCGAGCGTCCCAGCGTGCGCAAGACCGGTCGCGTCGAGCGGCTGAACAAGGCGCTCAACAAGCTGGGGCCGACCTATGTCAAGTTCGGGCAGACCCTGGCTACCCGCCCCGATGTGGTGGGCGCCGGTATTGCCAATGATCTGGCGGGGCTGCAGGACCGCATGGACCCGTTCGACCCCACGCTGGTCCCCGCCATTCTCAAGGCAGCGCTCGAGGACAAGGCAGACGAGCTGACCGAATTGAGCGCGCCGATTGCCGCCGCCTCGATCGCCCAGGTGCATCAGGCCAAGCTCAGGCCGGCCGACGGGCTGCCCAAGGCGGTTGCGGTCAAGATCCTGCGTCCGGGCGTTGCGGCGCGGTTCATGAGCGATATTGAGAGCTTTTACGTCGCGGCCCGGCTGGCCGACCGCCTGTCGGCATCGACCAAGCGGTTGCGGCCAATCGAGGTGGTTCAGACGCTGGATCGCTCGGCCCAGCTCGAACTGGACCTGCGGCTCGAGGCGGCGGCCATCTCGGAAATGGCCGAAAACATCAAGGACGATACCGGCTTTGTCATTCCCTCGGTCAGCTGGGACCACGTGGCGCAAAATGTGCTGACTACCAGCTGGGTCGATGGCATTCCGATCCGCGACCATGCCGCGCTTGATGCGGTGGGGGTGGATCGCAAGGCACTGGCGTCCAATCTGCTACAGAGCTTTTTGCGCCACGCCATTCGCGACGGCTTTTTCCATGCCGACATGCATCCGGGCAATCTGTTTGCCGATCCACGCACCGGCGACGTGATCGCGGTCGATTTCGGCATTATGGGGCGGATCAACCGCAAGGAACGGCGTTTCCTGGCCGATATCCTGTATGGCTTCATCACCCGCGATTACCGCATGGTGGCAGAACGTCATTTCGAGATCGGCTATGTGCCCAAGGACCAGTCGGTCGATGATTTCGCACTGGCGATCCGCTCGATCGGCGAGCCGCTGCATGGCCGCACCGCCTCGGACATTTCCATGGCGCGCGTATTGGGGCAGCTGTTTGCCATTACCGATCTGTTCGACATGCAGACCCGGCCCGAGCTGGTGCTGCTGCAAAAGTCGATGGTGCTGGTGGAAGGCGTGGCGCGGGCGCTCGATCCCCATCTTGATATCTGGACCGTGGCCGAGCCTGTGGTGGGTGACTGGCTGCGCAAGGAAGCCGGGCCGATCGGCCAGATCGAAACGCTGGGCGAACATCTCAAGGTCATGGCGGAGGCTGCCGGCCGCGTGCCGGTGATTCTGGCGCAGGCCGAACTGGCGCTGGCCGATTATCACGCCAACAAGCACCGCCACAATGACGGGCTGATGCGCGTCATGATGCTGGGCCTGATGGGCATAGCGGGGGTCACGCTGCTCGCACTGCTTTGGCGCATAACGGTTTTTTCTGGCTGGTAG
- the ubiE gene encoding bifunctional demethylmenaquinone methyltransferase/2-methoxy-6-polyprenyl-1,4-benzoquinol methylase UbiE has protein sequence MTEARETTHFGEQTVALDDKQGMVNQVFHGVADRYDLMNDLMSGGIHRIWKDAMVADLAPPKAGSRPYRVLDMAGGTGDIAERIINASVGYAEVVVSDINSDMLRVGAERAKSWRYPAQASFVQANAEELPFEDNSFDGYTIAFGIRNVPRIQKALNEAHRVLKRGGRILVLEFSQVDVPGLDAVYKAFSDNVIPPMGKLVTGDAQPYQYLVESIRKFPNPALFQSMLTEAGFKRAKATPFTGNIATLFSGWKL, from the coding sequence ATGACCGAGGCGCGCGAGACCACCCATTTCGGCGAACAGACCGTCGCGTTGGACGACAAGCAGGGCATGGTCAACCAGGTCTTCCACGGCGTGGCGGACCGCTACGACCTGATGAACGATCTGATGAGTGGCGGCATTCACCGCATCTGGAAGGATGCCATGGTGGCCGATCTGGCGCCGCCCAAAGCGGGTTCGCGGCCCTATCGCGTGCTCGATATGGCGGGCGGCACGGGTGACATTGCCGAGCGCATCATCAATGCCTCGGTGGGCTATGCCGAAGTGGTGGTCTCCGACATCAATTCGGACATGCTGCGGGTGGGCGCGGAACGTGCCAAATCCTGGCGCTATCCGGCCCAGGCCAGCTTTGTGCAAGCCAATGCCGAAGAGCTGCCGTTTGAGGACAACAGCTTTGATGGCTATACGATTGCCTTTGGCATCCGCAATGTGCCGCGCATCCAGAAGGCCCTGAACGAAGCCCATCGCGTACTCAAGCGCGGCGGACGCATTCTGGTGCTCGAATTCAGCCAGGTCGACGTGCCGGGACTGGACGCGGTCTACAAGGCGTTTTCGGACAATGTCATCCCGCCCATGGGCAAGCTCGTTACCGGCGATGCGCAGCCTTATCAGTATCTGGTGGAATCGATCCGCAAATTCCCCAATCCGGCACTGTTCCAGTCCATGCTGACCGAGGCGGGCTTCAAGCGCGCCAAGGCGACCCCCTTTACGGGCAATATCGCCACGCTGTTTTCCGGCTGGAAGCTCTAG